A part of Helicoverpa zea isolate HzStark_Cry1AcR chromosome 17, ilHelZeax1.1, whole genome shotgun sequence genomic DNA contains:
- the LOC124637973 gene encoding ER membrane protein complex subunit 7, with translation MKQLTSLLFTVCIFSYVQSAINLPEEDVGNGRYSIEGKVFPPEEQDLGPWQVDTRIHVNGGEYIGFIRDDGSFVIHNVPSGSYVVEILHPDYIYEPIRVEINSKGKYRARKVNYIQTSQVIQVPYPLRLKALSKFRYFQVREQWRLTDFLFNPMVIMMVLPLLFIMILPKMMNDPETKEDLKQISNLAKMSEMPEMSEMFTSLFSGGAAAKASSTSKAKQIKKRQ, from the coding sequence ATGAAGCAACTAACTTCATTACTTTTTACAGTATGTATATTTTCCTATGTACAATCTGCTATCAATCTTCCTGAAGAAGATGTTGGCAACGGCAGATATTCTATTGAAGGAAAAGTATTTCCACCAGAAGAACAAGACCTAGGGCCTTGGCAAGTTGATACACGTATCCATGTAAATGGTGGCGAATACATTGGCTTCATAAGAGATGATGGCTCATTCGTCATACACAATGTGCCATCGGGCTCATACGTTGTTGAAATCTTGCACCCTGACTACATATACGAACCAATCAGAGTAGAGATCAACTCTAAGGGGAAGTACAGAGCCAGGAAAGTTAACTACATACAAACATCACAGGTTATCCAAGTGCCTTACCCACTGAGACTCAAAGCTTTGTCAAAATTCAGGTATTTCCAAGTTAGAGAGCAATGGCGATTGACTGACTTCCTGTTCAACCCTATGGTTATTATGATGGTGCTGCCACTGCTGTTCATCATGATTTTACCTAAAATGATGAATGACCCTGAGACCAAGGAGGACTTGAAGCAAATAAGCAACTTAGCAAAGATGTCGGAGATGCCTGAAATGTCAGAGATGTTCACTTCATTGTTCAGTGGTGGTGCTGCGGCCAAGGCTTCTTCAACTTCTAAAGccaaacaaataaagaaaaggCAGTAG
- the LOC124638077 gene encoding uncharacterized protein LOC124638077, producing MSGYLEIKYPFKSNLGLNPFKSWKRQWCILRPSPTCSGASLAVYCSEAGASAGSVELPSGCVVKRAKSRTRPHAFAVFSVDEPRKPRVLLAAQSLHDTQVWMEKIRALLNGSKILDSEPLLKDSYSVSVIATELSRKCGLSADTVVTLSPGGVIVARAHLAAFIDWKHISDVRLEDEDANRICVLVVDRSFDKGGGLLKLSSPVSGALARAARAQCGAGLRARRQLSKSDGDLRAQPRADTHIGDVRRSSWYSGPSEVSLDDIDLVMSKESKHIPTGQLSRYSGAGQLASTAVLAQPFITHSVTSFDDSVSDRRSLLSVASGIYEEIPDLPECTNTNTLCSITCDVPDGVFKALGAGLREEPTYECVGECVYATMRRRRPPPLPPRHPAPIKAGSWSRESSVTRHSSLGALPTARCASTLPPHAATNTLPKRQPFSVFRKRLKSDSRVAGSQKSETSKENKDVETKKKKFDFTPTRDIFKSFKVSRKMKNLKITSGNLSKGETKSCEFLDDTEHVQTNRCSKSVECLENDFDFEADLSIEFTEDSVAALSIPQQIVDLILGHEQISKVRLKDEVESDYMPMSPIIPPPPLEHHYIVMSPRTNIA from the exons ATGTCCGGATACTTGGAGATTAAGTATCCGTTTAAATCTAATTTGGGCTTAAATCCTTTCAAG TCGTGGAAAAGACAATGGTGTATTCTGAGACCGAGTCCGACGTGCTCGGGGGCTTCTCTGGCGGTGTACTGCAGCGAGGCAGGTGCTTCGGCTGGGTCGGTGGAGCTGCCGTCGGGCTGCGTGGTGAAGAGAGCCAAGTCTCGCACGCGGCCACATGCCTTCGCCGTGTTCTCTGTTGACGAGCCGCGAAAACCGCGCGTTTTGCTTGCAGCTCAATCTCTTCATGACACACAAGTTTGGATGGAAAAAATCCGGGCTTTGTTAAACGGGAGCAAAATACTTG ACAGCGAGCCATTGCTCAAAGACTCGTACTCTGTCAGCGTGATAGCCACCGAGCTGTCTCGGAAGTGCGGCCTGAGTGCCGACACCGTGGTGACGCTGTCCCCGGGCGGCGTGATCGTGGCACGGGCGCACCTCGCAGCCTTCATAGACTGGAAGCACATCTCCGACGTGAGGCTCGAAGACGAAGATGCAAACAGAATATGTGTGCTTGTTGTTGATAG GTCGTTCGACAAGGGCGGCGGGCTGCTGAAGCTGTCGTCGCCGGTGTCGGGCGCGctggcgcgggcggcgcgggcgcagtgcGGCGCGGGGCTGCGCGCGCGGCGCCAGCTCAGCAAGAGCGACGGCGACCTGCGCGCGCAGCCACGTGCCGACACTCATATAG GCGATGTTCGCCGCAGCAGTTGGTACAGCGGACCTTCAGAAGTGTCATTAGACGATATTGATCTCGTCATGTCTAAG GAATCAAAGCACATTCCCACGGGTCAGTTGTCCCGGTACAGCGGCGCGGGACAGCTGGCGTCCACGGCTGTGCTTGCGCAACCATTCATCACGCACTCCGTCACGTCGTTTGATGACAG CGTGTCAGACCGTCGGTCGCTGCTGTCGGTCGCATCGGGCATCTATGAAGAGATCCCCGACCTACCCGAATGCACCAACACAAACACCTTGTGTAGCATCACGTGCGATGTGCCTGATGGAGTCTTTAAG GCGCTGGGCGCTGGGCTGCGCGAGGAGCCGACGTACGAGTGCGTGGGCGAGTGCGTGTACGCCACcatgcgccgccgccgcccgccgccgctgccgccgcgaCATCCCGCACC TATAAAGGCCGGCTCGTGGTCCCGCGAGAGCAGCGTGACGCGCCACTCGTCGCTGGGCGCGCTGCCCACGGCCCGCTGCGCCAGCACGCTGCCGCCGCATGCCGCCACCAACACGCTGCCCAAGCGGCAACCCTTCAGTGTGTTCAG AAAACGTCTCAAAAGCGACTCACGCGTCGCCGGCTCCCAGAAATCAGAAACatcaaaagaaaacaaagacgtggaaactaaaaagaaaaagttCGACTTCACGCCCACGCGGGACATATTCAAGAGCTTCAAGGTCAGTCGCAAGATGAAAAACCTCAAAATCACTTCCGGAAACCTCTCTAAAGGCGAGACGAAAAGCTGCGAGTTTTTAGACGACACCGAACACGTTCAAACCAACCGCTGCTCGAAGTCCGTCGAATGTCTCGAGAATGACTTCGACTTCGAAGCGGACCTTTCTATAGAATTCACGGAAGACAGCGTCGCGGCTCTCTCTATCCCACAGCAAATCGTAGATCTCATATTAGGACACGAGCAGATTAGCAAAGTTCGTCTAAAAGATGAAGTGGAGAGTGATTACATGCCGATGTCGCCGATCatcccgccgccgccgctcgaACACCACTACATCGTCATGTCGCCGCGGACCAACATCGCATGA